The Ascochyta rabiei chromosome 10, complete sequence genome has a window encoding:
- a CDS encoding L-2-aminoadipate reductase has translation MGSTTQPNIPDPTADLHWSDFKGPIHQIFAANARKHPHRPCVVETATGSTPERAFTYQHIFNAVAVLSHHFVQSGIQRGHVVIIFAHRGVDLVVAIMAVLAAGATFSVLDPLYPPDRQCIYLQVSQPRALVVIKKATQEAGPLSPQVRQYMAENLQLSTEVPALELRDDGSLLGGAKDGRDVLHEQQKNKAELPAVLVGPDSTPTLSFTSGSEGLPKGVKGRHFSLTHYFPWMADAFGLSDQDRFTMLSGIAHDPIQRDIFTPLFLGAQLLVPSKEDIQHEKLAEWMRTHGATVTHLTPAMGQILVGAASAVFPALHHAFFVGDLLIKRDVRRLQALAPNVRVVNMYGTTETQRAVSYYELPSATDAPDFLDSIGDVVPAGRGMHNVQLLVVNREDRNKMCAVGESGEIYVRAAGLAEEYLGLPDMTASKFVDNWFVDPGRWAREDKQRVEAMSAPEPWREFYKGPRDRLYRSGDLGHYGPDGNVHCTGRVDSQVKIRGFRIELGEIDSHLSAHPLVRENVTLLKRDAYEDQSLVSYIVPEMKRWHDWLEERGANVPSTEETDMVAMLKRFKYLRDDVREHLKKKLPAYAVPSVIVPMLRFPLNPNGKIDRPALPFPEPAQIAAAGARRPSQLGQALTPTEQSMAEIWAELLSDRGVTADSINGSDSFFDLGGHSIIAQQLLFKVRQGWKDIDVPMTAIFQHPTLRAFSANIDQAIDPIGLRLDTADAVEDDPEDEAYSADARDLAAQLSDFKTREPLKPGDEVHTFLTGATGFLGAYILRDLLSRPGKVTVLVRARDRDGALDRVRNTCEAYGIWDHGWLDRLEPLVGDLQKPNFGLAPNTWSLLCDDVDVVVHNGALVHWVLPYSRLRGPNVESTMTALALCSTGKAKNFGLVSSTSVLDTDYFVKLSDKSLAEGGTGVLEEDDLEGARKGLGTGYGQSKWAAEYITRAAGKRGLAGCVIRPGYVLGDPDNGTTNTDDFLVRILKGCVQLKSRPDIKNPINMVPVTHVARVVVASSFSPPTAPLGVAQITSHPRITFQQFLGSLESFGYNVPEVPYSTWKDNMEAYVADRSGTREENALLPLYHFVTGDLPSDTKAPEMDDRNATKALKADAQWTGQDWSAGGAVTEDTVGVYLSYLIDLGFMPPPEKKGLKDLLASKLTDAMKETLKTVGGRRGV, from the exons ATGGGCTCGACAACACAGCCAAACATCCCCGACCCCACCGCCGACCTTCACTGGTCTGACTTCAAGGGCCCCATCCACCAAATCTTCGCCGCCAACGCGCGCAAGCACCCACACCGCCCATGCGTCGTCGAGACGGCGACAGGCAGCACGCCTGAGCGCGCCTTCACCTACCAGCACATCTTCAACGCCGTCGCCGTGCTGTCACACCACTTCGTCCAGAGCGGCATCCAGCGGGGACATGTCGTCATCATCTTCGCCCACCGCGGCGTCGACCTGGTCGTCGCCATCATGGCCGTCCTGGCTGCAGGCGCCACCTTCTCCGTCCTGGACCCCTT ATACCCCCCGGACCGCCAGTGCATCTACCTCCAAGTCTCCCAGCCGCGCGCCCTCGTCGTCATCAAAAAGGCCACGCAGGAAGCGGGCCCCCTCTCGCCCCAGGTGCGCCAGTACATGGCAGAGAACCTGCAGCTGAGCACAGAGGTCCCCGCCCTCGAGCTCAGGGACGATGGCTCGCTGCTCGGCGGCGCCAAAGACGGCAGGGATGTCCTGCACGAGCAGCAGAAGAACAAGGCCGAGCTGCCCGCCGTGCTCGTCGGCCCAGACTCGACCCCCACGCTGTCCTTCACCTCGGGCTCCGAGGGATTGCCCAAGGGCGTCAAGGGACGACACTTCTCCCTGACGCACTACTTCCCGTGGATGGCAGACGCCTTTGGCCTGTCGGACCAGGACAGGTTCACCATGCTTTCGGGCATCGCCCACGACCCCATCCAGCGCGACATCTTCACCCCTCTGTTCCTCGGCGCCCAGCTGCTCGTCCCCAGCAAGGAAGACATCCAGCACGAGAAGCTCGCCGAGTGGATGCGCACCCACGGCGCCACCGTCACCCACCTGACCCCCGCCATGGGCCAGATCCTCGTCGGCGCTGCTTCCGCCGTCTTCCCCGCCCTCCACCACGCCTTCTTCGTCGGTGATCTGCTGATCAAGCGCGATGTCCGCAGACTGCAGGCCCTTGCCCCCAACGTCCGCGTCGTCAACATGTACGGCACCACCGAGACACAGCGCGCCGTCAGCTACTACGAGCTCCCGAGCGCCACAGACGCCCCCGACTTCCTCGACTCCATCGGCGATGTCGTCCCCGCCGGCCGCGGTATGCACAACGTGCAGCTGCTCGTCGTCAACCGCGAGGACCGCAACAAGATGTGCGCCGTGGGCGAGAGCGGGGAAATCTACGTGCGCGCCGCTGGCCTCGCCGAGGAGTATCTGGGCTTGCCGGACATGACAGCATCCAAGTTTGTTGACAACTGGTTCGTGGACCCCGGCAGGTGGGCGCGAGAGGACAAGCAGCGCGTCGAGGCCATGAGCGCACCCGAGCCGTGGCGAGAATTCTACAAGGGCCCACGTGACAGGCTCTACCGCTCTGGAGATCTCGGTCACTACGGTCCGGATGGCAACGTCCACTGCACCGGCCGCGTGGACTCCCAAGTCAAGATCCGTGGCTTCCGCATCGAGCTGGGCGAGATCGACTCCCACCTGTCTGCCCACCCGCTGGTTCGCGAGAACGTCACCCTGCTCAAGCGCGACGCCTACGAAGACCAGTCCCTCGTCAGCTACATCGTCCCCGAGATGAAGCGATGGCACGACTGGCTCGAGGAGCGCGGTGCCAACGTGCCCTCCACGGAGGAGACGGACATGGTGGCCATGCTCAAGCGCTTCAAGTACCTGCGAGACGACGTGCGCGAGCACCTGAAGAAGAAGCTACCCGCCTACGCCGTACCCTCCGTCATCGTCCCCATGCTGCGATTCCCTCTCAACCCCAACGGCAAGATCGACCGCCCAGCGCTTCCCTTCCCCGAGCCTGCGCAGATCGCTGCCGCCGGTGCCAGACGTCCGTCTCAGCTTGGCCAAGCGCTGACGCCCACCGAACAGAGCATGGCGGAGATCTGGGCGGAGCTGCTCAGCGATCGTGGCGTGACGGCCGACAGCATCAACGGCTCCGATTCCTTCTTCGATCTGGGCGGCCACAGCATCATTGCCCAGCAGCTTCTGTTCAAGGTTCGTCAAGGATGGAAGGACATCGATGTGCCCATGACGGCCATCTTCCAGCATCCCACCCTGCGTGCCTTCTCCGCAAACATCGACCAGGCAATCGATCCCATCGGTCTGCGCCTGGACACCGCCGACGCTGTCGAGGACGACCCGGAAGACGAGGCGTACTCTGCCGATGCGAGAGACCTCGCTGCCCAGCTGAGCGACTTCAAGACCAGGGAGCCGCTGAAGCCTGGCGACGAGGTCCACACCTTCCTCACCGGCGCTACTGGCTTCTTGGGAGCCTACATCCTCCGCGACCTCCTCTCAAGACCCGGCAAGGTCACTGTCCTCGTCCGTGCCAGGGATAGGGACGGAGCGCTCGATCGCGTGCGCAACACGTGCGAAGCGTACGGCATCTGGGACCACGGCTGGCTGGACCGTCTCGAACCGCTCGTGGGAGATTTGCAGAAGCCAAACTTCGGCCTGGCACCCAACACGTGGAGTCTGTTATGTGACGACGTCGACGTCGTCGTCCACAACGGCGCCCTCGTGCACTGGGTGCTGCCCTACTCCCGCCTACGTGGCCCCAACGTGGAATCCACCATGaccgccctcgccctctgCTCCACCGGCAAGGCCAAGAACTTTGGCCTGGTTTCCTCCACGTCGGTCCTTGACACCGACTACTTCGTCAAGCTGTCCGACAAGTCGTTGGCAGAAGGCGGGACCGGCGTTCTCGAAGAAGACGACCTGGAGGGCGCGCGCAAGGGCCTCGGAACAGGATACGGCCAGTCCAAGTGGGCTGCCGAATACATCACCCGCGCGGCTGGCAAGCGCGGCCTCGCTGGCTGCGTGATCCGCCCTGGCTACGTCCTCGGAGACCCAGACAACGGTACCACAAACACCGACGACTTCCTCGTCCGCATCCTCAAGGGCTGCGTCCAGCTCAAGTCGCGCCCGGACATCAAGAACCCGATCAACATGGTCCCTGTCACACACGTCGCCCGCGTCGTCGTCGCATCGAGCTTCAGCCCACCCACCGCGCCACTGGGTGTAGCGCAAATCACCTCGCACCCGCGCATCACATTCCAGCAGTTCCTCGGCTCCCTCGAATCCTTTGGCTACAACGTCCCGGAAGTGCCCTACTCCACCTGGAAGGACAACATGGAAGCCTACGTCGCCGACCGCAGCGGCACGAGGGAAGAGAACGCGCTCCTCCCCCTCTACCACTTCGTCACCGGCGACCTGCCCTCCGACACCAAGGCACCAGAGATGGACGACCGCAACGCCACCAAGGCGCTGAAGGCGGACGCGCAATGGACGGGCCAGGACTGGAGCGCTGGCGGCGCCGTCACCGAAGACACGGTCGGCGTGTACCTGAGCTACCTCATCGACCTCGGCTTCATGCCTCCGCCGGAGAAGAAGGGCCTCAAGGACCTGCTTGCGAGCAAGCTCACTGATGCTATGAAGGAGACGCTCAAGACTGTCGGTGGGCGGCGCGGTGTTTGA